The following proteins are encoded in a genomic region of Lates calcarifer isolate ASB-BC8 unplaced genomic scaffold, TLL_Latcal_v3 _unitig_2026_quiver_651, whole genome shotgun sequence:
- the exosc3 gene encoding exosome complex component RRP40 — translation MVTESCFFRTAETHGSVSCVSPLFQSVKCQQQHVSGSPAVPMFSTLKDRVGEVLLPGDEFTCDTDDTISLTEHVKPEKVVCGPGLRRSGDRLVVCKSGVLRHKQPNVFWIDSQQRRYVPAKGETVIGIVTTKSGDVFKVDFGGSEQASLSYLAFEGATKRNRPNVQVGDLVFAQFSIANKDMEPELVCIDSSGRANGLGVFGGGGLLFRVSLGLVRRLLAPHSEVRSDLEQLFPCELVVGMNGRLWVRSSSVQQTLIIANLLQSCDTMTAPQRRELFRRVKQGVL, via the exons ATGGTGACAGAGTCTTGTTTCTTCCGTACCGCCGAGACTCACGGCTCCGTCTCCTGTGTGTCACCTTTATTTCAGTCCGTCAAATGCCAACAACAACACGTTTCTGGATCTCCCGCTGTCCCGATGTTCTCCACGTTAAAAGACAGAGTCGGGGAGGTTCTGTTACCGGGGGATGAGTTCACCTGTGACACCGACGACACCATCTCTCTGACGGAGCACGTGAAGCCGGAGAAGGTCGTGTGTGGTCCCGGTCTGAGGCGGAGCGGAGACCGGCTGGTGGTCTGTAAGAGCGGCGTCCTGAGACACAAACAGCCCAACGTGTTCTGGATCGACTCCCAGCAGCGGAGG tATGTTCCCGCCAAAGGTGAGACTGTCATCGGAATCGTCACCACCAAGTCAGGTGACGTCTTCAAGGTGGACTTTGGAGGAAGTGAACAGGCGTCTCTGTCCTACCTGGCGTTTGAGGGAGCCACCAAGAGGAACAGACCTAACGTCCAG GTGGGGGACCTGGTCTTTGCTCAGTTCAGTATAGCCAATAAGGACATGGAGCCGGAGCTGGTCTGTATCGACAGTTCGGGACGAGCCAATGGTCTGGGGGTGTTCGGAGGAGGAGGTCTGCTGTTCAGAGTCTCTCTGGGACTCGTCAGAAG ACTGCTGGCCCCTCACAGTGAGGTCCGGTCTGACCTGGAGCAGCTGTTCCCCTGTGAGCTGGTGGTCGGGATGAACGGTCGTCTGTGGGTCAGATCCTCCAGTGTCCAGCAGACCCTGATCATCGCaaacctgctgcagagctgtgacACCATGACGGCCCCGCAGAGACGGGAGCTGTTCAGGAGGGTCAAACAGGGGGTGCTGTAG